Proteins co-encoded in one Kribbella solani genomic window:
- a CDS encoding NAD-dependent epimerase/dehydratase family protein — MDGRVLVTGAAGFVGRALVAGLRGRGVLVTAVDREAPDSSWDDGVHVVTGDLAEQETCVAAFETRPDAVVHLAALTSVLRSVDAPMRTFAENVTITQVLLELARGSGVDRFVLASTNAVVGDVGTSTITADLPLRPLTPYGATKAAGEMLLSAYSGSYGLATAALRFTNVYGPGMSHKDSFVPRMMRAALGGTGVKVYGDGTQRRDLVYIDDVVNGVLLALDSKYDGRAILGSGRSVSVLEMIDAVRTVTGCAVPAEHVEAPAGEMPAVVVDITNDLRYQPTVSLEDGLARTWQYFKSQ; from the coding sequence ATGGACGGACGGGTGTTGGTGACTGGGGCCGCTGGGTTCGTGGGGCGGGCTTTGGTGGCGGGGCTGCGTGGGCGCGGGGTGCTGGTTACGGCGGTGGATCGGGAGGCGCCGGATTCCTCTTGGGATGACGGGGTGCACGTGGTGACGGGGGATCTTGCGGAGCAGGAGACCTGTGTGGCGGCGTTTGAGACGCGGCCGGATGCGGTGGTGCATTTGGCGGCGTTGACTTCGGTGTTGCGGTCGGTGGATGCGCCGATGCGGACGTTCGCGGAGAACGTGACGATTACGCAGGTGCTGCTCGAGCTGGCGCGGGGTAGTGGGGTGGATCGGTTCGTGCTTGCGTCGACCAACGCGGTGGTGGGGGACGTGGGGACGTCGACGATCACCGCCGACCTTCCATTGCGGCCGTTGACGCCGTACGGGGCGACGAAAGCGGCCGGCGAGATGTTGCTGTCGGCGTACTCGGGGAGCTACGGGTTGGCGACCGCAGCGCTCCGGTTCACCAACGTGTACGGGCCGGGGATGTCGCACAAGGACAGTTTCGTGCCCCGGATGATGCGGGCGGCGCTCGGCGGGACCGGCGTCAAGGTGTACGGGGACGGTACGCAGCGGCGGGATCTGGTGTACATCGATGATGTGGTGAACGGGGTGCTGCTGGCGCTCGACAGCAAGTACGACGGGCGGGCGATTCTCGGGTCCGGGCGGTCGGTGTCGGTGCTGGAGATGATCGACGCGGTACGTACCGTGACCGGGTGCGCGGTACCGGCGGAGCACGTCGAGGCGCCGGCGGGGGAGATGCCGGCCGTGGTCGTTGATATCACCAACGATCTTCGGTATCAGCCGACGGTGTCGCTCGAGGACGGTCTCGCCCGAACGTGGCAATACTTCAAGAGCCAGTGA
- a CDS encoding GH92 family glycosyl hydrolase, whose translation MTPANAVPAAARSAAREVVNGSSYFTSFEPGQPQPGYTDAVETGTDGKPRADGVRGPTPTGIGGSEMDKVTKVTANGENTGGGEIATNAADGDKFTKWLVFEPAGWLTYQTSAPVVIKKYALTSANDADGRDPKNWTVSGSNDGTTWTTLDTQTGQNFEQRFQTKEYSFANTTAYGYYKLDITLNHGENIVQLADWYLSNGDPLPPPGPVAESRLDSGPTSAYNARARVGFTGVKSFRYAGHQDAAGRGYTWNKISDVDLKVGKDTRLSYKIFPEHVEGDLSYPSTYAALDLAFDDGTYLSDLKAKDHHGFELSPRGQGDSKALYTNQWNNVEADLGKVAAGKTIKRILVGYDKPSGPADFRGWLDDIRIAAAINPDRAARKTAAKHPSDLALTTRGTNATGGFSRGNNFPATAVPHGFNFWTPVTNAGSTSWLYDYAKGNNEANRPTMQALSISHEPSPWMGDRQTFQVMPSTADTPTADRKARAWSFSHDNEIARPYYYGVTFDNGNAAEIAPTDHAAMLRFSFPAGKASLVFDNVNNSGGLTLDPETGVVTGYSDVKSGLSTGAGRLFVYGVVDQKVLAAGKLSNGGGANVGGYFTFDAKTTQVQLRIATSLIGTAQARKNLELELPAGSKFNKVKDAAQEQWDKKLRTIEVEGATADQLTSLYSNLYRLFLYPNNGSENTGTASKPVITYASPTSAKVGTDTPATTGSKIVAGQTYVNNGFWDTYRTVWPAYSLFSSDDAAALVNGFVQQYKDGGWISRWSSPGYANLMVGTSSDVAFADAYLKGIKGIDVQAMYDAAVKNASVVPPSQNVGRKGMDLSTFNGYTANTTGEGFSWSMDGYINDFGIANLSKALYDKAKKSDPRKQEYLDNYKYFLNRARNYVTLFDPGIGFFQGKGPDGVWGNSPSTFDPRDWGHDYTETNAWNMAFSTPQDGAGLAAIYGGRDGLAKKLDEFFSTPEDATHTGGYGGTIHEMLEARDVRMGQYGHSNQPSHHITYMYDVAGQPWKTQEKVREVLSRLYTGSEIGQGYPGDEDNGEMSAWYLFSALGFYPLQVGSPAYAIGSPLFTKATVRLAGGKKLVVSAPKNSAKNIYVKSVRVNGRAWTSTSLPHDLIANGGKIEFEMTDQPTKWGTGRNDAPPSITTPGQDPTTWRDSTSDTGAVIGAGGADVSKLIDNDAKTQVTLTGAQPSVTVALPQGRPVGMYTLTSGATGTAPSAWTLEGSNDGTTWSTVDRRTNETWAWASYTRSFSVAAPKAYTQYRLVFTGSADGVTLAELELLGTLKGVEPGTHPSDKRVAQTKPSPTPSQSIDRNYG comes from the coding sequence ATGACGCCAGCCAATGCCGTCCCGGCCGCCGCGCGGAGTGCCGCGCGGGAGGTCGTGAACGGTTCGTCGTACTTCACCTCGTTCGAACCCGGCCAGCCGCAGCCGGGGTACACCGATGCCGTCGAGACCGGGACGGACGGGAAGCCGCGCGCCGACGGGGTGCGTGGGCCGACGCCGACCGGGATCGGTGGCAGTGAGATGGACAAGGTCACGAAGGTGACCGCGAACGGTGAGAACACCGGTGGTGGTGAGATCGCCACCAACGCGGCCGACGGTGACAAGTTCACCAAGTGGCTGGTTTTCGAACCGGCCGGATGGCTGACGTACCAGACGTCTGCCCCGGTGGTGATCAAGAAGTACGCGCTCACCTCGGCGAACGACGCCGACGGCCGCGACCCGAAGAACTGGACCGTTTCCGGGTCGAACGACGGGACCACGTGGACCACGCTGGACACCCAGACCGGTCAGAACTTCGAGCAGCGGTTCCAGACCAAGGAGTACAGCTTCGCCAACACCACGGCGTACGGCTACTACAAGCTGGACATCACGCTGAACCACGGCGAGAACATCGTCCAGCTCGCCGACTGGTACCTGTCGAACGGCGACCCGCTCCCGCCACCCGGACCGGTCGCCGAGTCGCGTCTGGACTCGGGCCCGACCAGCGCGTACAACGCCCGCGCCCGGGTCGGCTTCACCGGCGTGAAGTCCTTCCGGTACGCCGGTCACCAGGACGCGGCCGGCCGCGGGTACACCTGGAACAAGATCTCCGACGTCGACCTCAAGGTCGGCAAGGACACCCGGCTGTCGTACAAGATCTTCCCCGAGCACGTCGAGGGTGATCTCAGCTACCCGAGTACGTACGCCGCGCTCGACCTCGCGTTCGACGACGGCACGTACCTGAGTGATCTGAAGGCCAAGGACCATCACGGTTTCGAGCTCAGTCCGCGCGGCCAGGGTGATTCGAAGGCGCTGTACACGAACCAGTGGAACAACGTCGAGGCCGATCTCGGCAAGGTCGCCGCCGGCAAGACGATCAAGCGGATTCTGGTCGGGTACGACAAGCCGTCCGGACCGGCCGACTTCCGCGGCTGGCTCGACGACATCCGGATCGCCGCCGCGATCAACCCGGATCGCGCGGCCCGGAAGACCGCTGCCAAGCACCCGTCGGATCTCGCGCTGACCACGCGCGGTACGAACGCGACCGGCGGGTTCTCGCGTGGCAACAACTTCCCGGCGACGGCCGTACCGCACGGGTTCAACTTCTGGACGCCGGTGACGAACGCCGGTTCGACGTCCTGGCTGTACGACTATGCCAAGGGCAACAACGAGGCCAACCGGCCGACCATGCAGGCGCTGTCGATCAGCCACGAGCCGAGCCCGTGGATGGGTGACCGGCAGACCTTCCAGGTGATGCCGTCAACGGCGGACACACCGACGGCTGATCGCAAGGCCCGCGCCTGGTCGTTCAGTCATGACAACGAGATCGCCCGGCCGTACTACTACGGTGTCACGTTCGACAACGGCAACGCGGCCGAGATCGCGCCGACCGACCACGCCGCGATGCTGCGCTTCAGCTTCCCGGCCGGCAAGGCGTCGCTGGTCTTCGACAACGTCAACAACAGCGGGGGTCTGACGCTCGACCCGGAGACCGGGGTGGTCACCGGCTATTCCGACGTCAAGAGCGGGTTGTCCACAGGCGCCGGCCGACTGTTCGTGTACGGCGTGGTGGACCAGAAGGTACTTGCCGCAGGCAAACTGTCGAACGGCGGTGGCGCGAACGTCGGTGGATACTTCACCTTCGACGCCAAGACCACCCAGGTGCAGCTGCGGATCGCCACCTCGCTGATCGGCACCGCGCAAGCCCGCAAGAACCTGGAACTCGAACTGCCCGCGGGCTCGAAGTTCAACAAGGTGAAGGACGCCGCGCAGGAGCAGTGGGACAAGAAGCTCCGGACCATCGAGGTCGAGGGCGCGACGGCCGATCAGCTGACTTCCCTGTACTCGAACCTCTACCGGCTGTTCCTCTACCCGAACAACGGCTCCGAGAACACCGGCACCGCGTCGAAGCCGGTGATCACGTACGCGTCGCCGACCTCCGCGAAGGTGGGTACGGACACGCCGGCCACGACCGGCTCGAAGATCGTCGCCGGGCAGACGTACGTGAACAACGGCTTCTGGGACACGTACCGGACGGTGTGGCCGGCTTACTCGCTGTTCTCCTCCGACGATGCGGCCGCACTGGTGAACGGGTTCGTCCAGCAGTACAAGGACGGCGGCTGGATCTCCCGTTGGTCGTCACCGGGGTACGCGAACCTGATGGTCGGTACGTCGTCCGATGTGGCCTTCGCGGACGCGTACCTGAAGGGCATCAAGGGAATCGACGTGCAGGCGATGTACGACGCGGCGGTGAAGAACGCGTCCGTCGTACCACCGTCGCAGAACGTCGGCCGGAAGGGCATGGACCTGTCCACGTTCAACGGCTACACCGCCAACACCACCGGCGAGGGCTTCAGCTGGTCGATGGACGGGTACATCAACGACTTCGGCATCGCGAACCTGTCGAAGGCGCTGTACGACAAGGCGAAGAAGAGCGACCCGCGCAAACAGGAGTACCTGGACAACTACAAGTACTTCCTGAACCGGGCCCGCAACTACGTCACGCTGTTCGACCCGGGGATCGGGTTCTTCCAGGGCAAGGGACCGGACGGCGTGTGGGGCAACTCGCCGAGTACGTTCGACCCGCGCGACTGGGGCCATGACTACACCGAGACGAACGCGTGGAACATGGCGTTCTCGACCCCGCAGGACGGTGCCGGCCTGGCCGCGATCTACGGCGGGCGGGACGGGCTGGCGAAGAAGCTCGACGAGTTCTTCAGTACGCCCGAGGACGCGACCCACACCGGCGGGTACGGCGGCACGATCCACGAGATGCTCGAAGCACGTGACGTCCGGATGGGTCAGTACGGGCACAGCAATCAGCCGTCGCACCACATCACCTACATGTACGACGTGGCCGGTCAGCCGTGGAAGACGCAGGAGAAGGTCCGCGAAGTGCTGTCCCGGTTGTACACCGGTTCGGAGATCGGCCAGGGGTACCCGGGTGACGAGGACAACGGCGAGATGTCGGCCTGGTACTTGTTCAGCGCACTCGGCTTCTACCCGTTGCAGGTCGGATCACCGGCGTACGCGATCGGCTCACCGCTGTTCACCAAGGCGACTGTCCGGCTGGCCGGCGGGAAGAAGCTGGTCGTCAGTGCGCCGAAGAACTCCGCGAAGAACATCTACGTGAAGAGCGTACGAGTGAACGGGCGGGCGTGGACGTCCACCTCACTACCGCACGACCTGATCGCGAACGGCGGCAAGATCGAGTTCGAAATGACCGATCAGCCGACCAAGTGGGGCACCGGCCGCAACGACGCGCCGCCGTCGATCACCACGCCCGGTCAGGACCCGACGACCTGGCGGGACTCCACGTCCGACACCGGTGCGGTCATCGGTGCCGGCGGCGCGGACGTCTCCAAGCTGATCGACAACGACGCGAAGACGCAGGTCACGCTGACCGGAGCGCAGCCGTCCGTCACGGTCGCGCTGCCACAAGGCCGTCCGGTCGGCATGTACACGCTCACCAGCGGCGCCACCGGTACAGCGCCGTCGGCGTGGACGTTGGAGGGTTCGAACGACGGTACGACGTGGAGCACGGTTGATCGGCGTACCAACGAGACGTGGGCGTGGGCGTCGTACACCCGCTCCTTCAGCGTCGCCGCACCGAAGGCGTACACGCAGTACCGCCTCGTGTTCACCGGGTCAGCTGACGGCGTCACGCTGGCTGAGCTCGAGCTGCTCGGCACGTTGAAGGGCGTCGAGCCCGGTACGCATCCGAGCGACAAGCGCGTCGCCCAGACGAAGCCGAGCCCGACTCCGTCGCAGTCCATCGACCGCAACTACGGCTGA